The proteins below come from a single Corynebacterium glyciniphilum AJ 3170 genomic window:
- a CDS encoding condensation domain-containing protein, translated as MEYTELSAYRLHAGHVTTWTPTATDAWAVDPRPLSSNHEAHVRESLSSPSTGAPGESPRGDNWIGTAFRIHHPFDAEVFSATLRLWMVRHEAYRTTAVAGTVGDTGVEGDALHRETLPADAVDVSAQPVGHLPDAGSVHDFLDRHFATEVSALRWPHLTVATVGPDAESEGDPAVSLGSQDGPWFTVVFAADHAVMDAYTQIVSIAELREVYAAQLADRTPELPLAGSHVDYSRVERDLADSLTVDHPVVQRWRDFLVGAEAAERASATPRLPLAGAHSDAERDVQQVSTSMWLLGEVDATVFGQLSKRYGGSQVTGLLAALKVAAARADRDGLCGDTFRYVMPMHTRTSPEFALSAGWFVGLMPVEDPMPRGAAFSEAVSATTAAVKENRDLVAYPYPKVAELLEVTEPPRFVVSYVDTRFIPGAEDWTPHDRTLRGVAYSSTDVYIWVVRTKGGVNISMRYPDAPCTRDSVRALVAEYFAVLHSVVDTGDAASLPFGAAEAGETAGETVGEPVYEG; from the coding sequence ATGGAATACACCGAACTGTCGGCGTACCGGCTGCACGCCGGGCACGTCACCACCTGGACCCCCACCGCGACCGACGCCTGGGCTGTTGACCCGCGTCCGCTCTCCAGCAACCACGAAGCACACGTCCGGGAGTCACTCTCCTCCCCGTCGACGGGCGCGCCGGGCGAGTCGCCCCGCGGAGACAACTGGATCGGTACGGCGTTCCGTATCCACCATCCGTTCGACGCCGAGGTGTTCAGCGCCACCCTGCGGCTGTGGATGGTGAGGCATGAGGCCTACCGCACGACCGCGGTCGCTGGGACGGTCGGTGACACCGGGGTAGAGGGCGATGCCCTGCACCGCGAGACCCTCCCCGCCGATGCCGTCGACGTGTCCGCCCAGCCGGTCGGCCACCTGCCGGACGCCGGTAGCGTCCACGACTTCCTGGACCGTCACTTCGCCACCGAGGTCTCCGCACTGCGCTGGCCGCATCTCACGGTCGCCACGGTCGGCCCTGACGCAGAATCCGAAGGCGACCCTGCCGTCTCCCTCGGCAGCCAGGACGGCCCGTGGTTCACCGTGGTCTTCGCCGCCGACCATGCGGTGATGGACGCCTACACCCAGATCGTCTCCATTGCGGAGCTGCGTGAGGTCTATGCCGCACAGTTGGCCGACCGCACCCCGGAACTCCCGCTGGCCGGGTCACACGTCGACTACAGCCGGGTCGAGCGCGACCTCGCCGACAGCCTCACCGTGGACCATCCCGTCGTGCAGCGGTGGCGTGATTTCCTGGTCGGGGCCGAAGCTGCTGAGAGGGCATCTGCGACCCCGCGGCTCCCCCTGGCCGGTGCCCACAGCGACGCGGAGCGGGACGTCCAACAGGTCAGTACCTCGATGTGGCTGCTCGGTGAAGTGGACGCCACCGTCTTCGGGCAACTCAGCAAGCGCTACGGCGGCAGTCAGGTCACCGGTCTGTTGGCGGCGCTGAAGGTCGCCGCCGCGCGGGCCGACCGTGACGGCCTGTGCGGTGACACCTTCCGCTATGTCATGCCGATGCACACCCGTACCTCCCCGGAGTTCGCGTTGTCTGCCGGCTGGTTCGTCGGGCTGATGCCCGTGGAGGACCCGATGCCCCGCGGCGCGGCGTTCTCGGAGGCTGTGTCGGCGACGACCGCGGCGGTGAAGGAGAACCGTGACCTGGTGGCGTACCCGTATCCGAAGGTCGCGGAGCTGCTCGAGGTCACCGAGCCACCGCGTTTCGTGGTGTCGTACGTGGACACCCGCTTCATCCCCGGTGCGGAAGACTGGACTCCACACGACCGGACGTTGCGCGGTGTCGCCTACAGCTCCACCGACGTCTACATCTGGGTCGTCCGGACGAAGGGTGGGGTGAATATCTCGATGCGGTACCCCGACGCCCCCTGCACCCGCGATTCCGTGCGAGCCCTGGTGGCCGAGTACTTCGCCGTCCTCCACAGCGTGGTCGACACCGGCGACGCCGCCTCATTGCCGTTCGGCGCGGCTGAGGCTGGCGAGACGGCTGGCGAGACGGTCGGCGAACCGGTGTACGAGGGCTGA
- a CDS encoding AAA family ATPase produces MSATRRHIVWLNGAFGAGKTTAARILAAEIPGAVIVDPEEIGTLLRPVLQPVAPVRDFQEWPAWRQIVAATLNAVLRELAEGGPSLVIVPQTVIVEEYWSEIISDLDPSVRLTPVALHIDSDEHRRRATDDTEEPGALRWRLGRFASFREAEWIRREFIGIDVSTLSRDATVAAIRASAYLSAADRRSSTPPMI; encoded by the coding sequence ATGAGCGCAACCAGGCGCCACATCGTCTGGCTCAACGGCGCATTCGGTGCGGGGAAGACGACTGCCGCGAGGATACTGGCGGCCGAGATTCCGGGTGCTGTCATTGTCGACCCCGAGGAGATCGGCACCCTGCTGCGGCCGGTTCTCCAACCGGTGGCCCCGGTGCGGGACTTCCAGGAGTGGCCCGCGTGGCGACAAATCGTTGCCGCCACGCTGAACGCTGTTCTCCGGGAGCTGGCGGAGGGCGGCCCGTCACTGGTCATCGTTCCGCAGACCGTCATCGTCGAGGAGTACTGGTCAGAGATTATTTCTGACCTTGATCCATCGGTGCGACTCACGCCTGTGGCGTTGCACATCGATTCGGATGAGCATCGTCGCCGTGCGACCGACGACACTGAGGAGCCTGGTGCGCTCCGGTGGCGACTCGGCCGGTTCGCATCCTTCCGCGAAGCCGAGTGGATTCGGCGCGAATTCATCGGCATTGATGTCTCCACGCTCAGCCGGGATGCGACGGTCGCGGCGATCCGTGCCTCGGCCTACCTCAGCGCCGCAGACAGACGGTCCAGCACCCCGCCCATGATCTGA
- a CDS encoding condensation domain-containing protein: MRIIDGHDWSPEGSVTTWLPSDTMTAAHTDATDDPTPASFLQTDHVRGVLTGRAHGRRHHAYTCSVATLPGIPDQERMTRAVNDFVSAHEGLRSTLSVDDDAPDGSIRRRTLPTDAVDLVPTQVTGTATETITDLLATTAVFDHVPALAVVTVAREDGRSFDLLLALDHASGDGISQMTGLLELMARYSGDTGDAAQALTVDTHPSFLDYVRGEYARAATVNDDSPGVRAWRGLFEITGGRVPGFPLPTGIVDGEPQPVVGIDGTLADRDLTDRLRALSREHGVSFSTVVYAALGVAHVRLTGADHYATVVVSATRGRPYAVSQGWFCNFTPLYFPVTGTTVEEVLPDVVTAQARMKAALDEPVHASLGHLILSGQVDPSVMGSPQMVTYLDLGWFAEPEGADIRLFTGFGRTSNANLWIYRNADGLGIGSQAPDNPTARESVATYITAVHDILDSAVTA, from the coding sequence ATGAGAATCATTGACGGACACGACTGGTCACCGGAAGGCTCCGTGACCACGTGGCTGCCCTCCGACACCATGACCGCCGCCCACACCGACGCCACCGACGACCCGACTCCGGCCTCCTTCCTGCAGACCGACCATGTCCGCGGTGTGCTGACAGGACGGGCACACGGGCGACGACACCACGCCTACACCTGTTCGGTGGCGACGTTGCCCGGCATCCCCGACCAGGAACGCATGACCCGGGCGGTCAACGACTTCGTCTCGGCGCATGAGGGGCTCCGGTCCACGTTGTCCGTCGACGACGACGCGCCGGACGGCTCGATCCGTCGCAGGACACTGCCCACCGACGCCGTCGACCTCGTGCCGACGCAGGTTACCGGCACGGCCACTGAGACGATCACCGACCTGCTCGCCACCACCGCAGTCTTCGACCACGTTCCTGCCCTCGCGGTGGTCACGGTGGCACGTGAGGACGGCCGATCCTTCGACCTGCTGCTGGCCCTGGACCATGCCTCTGGCGACGGGATATCCCAGATGACCGGGCTGCTGGAGCTCATGGCGCGCTATTCGGGGGACACAGGAGATGCCGCGCAGGCGCTGACGGTCGACACCCACCCCAGCTTCCTCGACTACGTCCGCGGCGAGTACGCCCGGGCCGCCACTGTCAACGACGACTCCCCCGGGGTCCGTGCCTGGCGCGGCCTGTTTGAGATCACCGGAGGTCGGGTGCCGGGCTTCCCGCTGCCCACAGGCATCGTCGACGGTGAACCGCAGCCGGTCGTCGGTATCGACGGCACCCTGGCTGACCGGGACCTCACCGACCGGTTGCGCGCGCTCTCCCGCGAGCACGGGGTCAGTTTCAGCACGGTGGTGTACGCCGCCCTCGGCGTGGCGCACGTGCGGCTCACCGGCGCGGACCACTACGCCACCGTGGTGGTCTCTGCCACCCGTGGGCGGCCGTACGCGGTCTCCCAGGGATGGTTCTGCAACTTCACCCCGCTGTACTTCCCCGTCACCGGCACGACGGTCGAGGAAGTCCTCCCCGACGTCGTGACCGCCCAGGCACGGATGAAGGCGGCACTGGACGAGCCGGTACACGCGTCGCTGGGACATCTGATCCTCAGCGGCCAGGTGGATCCGTCGGTGATGGGCAGTCCGCAGATGGTGACCTACCTCGATCTCGGATGGTTCGCAGAACCGGAGGGCGCCGATATCCGCCTGTTCACCGGTTTCGGCAGGACCAGCAACGCCAATCTGTGGATCTACCGCAACGCCGACGGCCTCGGCATCGGGTCCCAGGCCCCGGACAACCCGACGGCGCGGGAGTCTGTGGCGACCTACATCACCGCGGTCCACGACATCCTCGACAGTGCCGTCACCGCCTGA
- a CDS encoding GNAT family N-acetyltransferase, which yields MDRNTDMDILTLVDRTFHLSRARDVDVADIVALLTDDPLGRTRESSSLSPYMDAFHRIDADPNHLLLIVREDSPTTGPAVATMQLTLLPGLSRGGATRLQIEAVRVAAETRGSGLGSAVLDWAHAYGRSHGATLAQLTSDVTRTDAHRFYERLGYTASHQGFKLPL from the coding sequence ATGGACCGCAACACAGACATGGACATCCTCACCCTCGTCGACCGCACATTCCATCTGTCCCGTGCCCGGGACGTCGACGTCGCCGACATCGTCGCACTGCTCACCGACGATCCCCTGGGGCGCACACGGGAGTCCTCATCCCTGTCGCCCTACATGGACGCGTTCCACCGGATCGACGCGGATCCGAACCATCTTCTCCTGATCGTGCGCGAGGATTCACCGACGACCGGTCCCGCGGTGGCGACCATGCAACTGACGCTGCTCCCCGGACTCTCCCGGGGCGGGGCAACCCGACTGCAGATCGAGGCGGTCCGGGTCGCGGCCGAGACACGCGGCAGCGGACTGGGCTCGGCCGTCCTCGACTGGGCCCACGCCTACGGCCGGTCCCACGGTGCGACGTTGGCCCAGCTGACCTCCGACGTCACGCGGACGGACGCCCACCGCTTCTATGAGCGGCTGGGCTACACCGCCAGCCACCAGGGATTCAAGCTGCCGCTGTGA